CTGAACCTGTTCTGGTAATAGGATAGAACTTCGGGGTTTTTGCGGAAAAGCTCCACGGTCTTCATTATCAGGTCGTCGAAATCCAGGGCGTTGCTCTCCTTTAACCTCTTCTGGTAAAGCTCGTACACCCTGGACATGGCCTTTTCCCTTATATCCTTCGCTCTATCATGGCATTCCTCCGGGGTTTGAAGCCGGTCCTTGGCCCTGCCGATGTAATTGAGTACCGCCGTGGGGGCGTATTTCTTTTCGTCAAGCCCCAAGGCCTTGATACAATCCCTTATCAGCACCAGCTGGTCCTGGGTGTCGAAGATTATGAAGTTTTTGTTGTAACCCAGCTTGTCTATGTCGGACCTCAGTATACGCACGCAGGCCGAGTGAAAGGTGCTGACCAGCATCCCCCGGGCCCAGGGCAGGAGCTTTTCGATCCTCTCCTTCATCTCCTGTGCCGCCTTGTTGGTAAAGGTGATAGCCATTATGCTCCCGGGGTCGACACCCATTTTCTCAATGAGATATGCGATCCTGTAAGTTAGCACCCTGGTCTTGCCGCTTCCCGCTCCTGCCAGAATCAAAAGAGGCCCTCCCGGGTGTGTGACCGCCTTTCTTTGCTCTTCGTTTAGGTCGGACAGGTAGTTCATTTATACCCTCCCATAGAAAAGTAGCGTGGAATCCACGCTACTCGTTTTTCTTGTCTTTTTCCTTCAGTCGCTCCAGGATTATCTTGTAACCATCGGCACCGTAATTTAAAAAGCGTTTGACTCGGCTTATGGTAGCCGTGCTCGCTCCGGTCTTTTCGGCTATATCGCCGTAAGTGTACCCGGCCTGCAGCATCTCAGCCACCTGCAGCCGCTGGGCCATGGCCTTTATCTCGGCGATGGTACAGATATCCTCAAAAAATCGGTAGCATTCATCCTTGGTCTTTAAAAGCAGTATTGCTTCAAAAAGTCTGTCAATAGCAGGGTCTTCCATTTTTTGGAGTTCCAATTTAATCACTCCAATCAAAAGTATCAGGTCACCAGCTCCAGCAG
The DNA window shown above is from Thermosediminibacter oceani DSM 16646 and carries:
- a CDS encoding YerC/YecD family TrpR-related protein, producing the protein MELQKMEDPAIDRLFEAILLLKTKDECYRFFEDICTIAEIKAMAQRLQVAEMLQAGYTYGDIAEKTGASTATISRVKRFLNYGADGYKIILERLKEKDKKNE